AGGAAGTGATTATAAAAAATTTTAAAAGCCGGCTGCTGGAAAAAACCCGGGGATTTGCAGGAGCAACAATTATGGGAGACGGGAGTGTCATTTTAATTCTTGATGTTAACTCCATAATCTAAAATCTTAATTCAAGAGACTAATAGTGCCAGTAATAATCTTCAATTTTAATTCTTGATGTTAACTCCATAATCTAAAATCTTAATTCAAGAGACTAATAGTGCCAGTAATAATCTTCATCAGAGAAATTACAGGTGAAAAGAAAATCAAAGTTGTGTTGGCGCACCCCGCTGAAAGCAACGGGGTATGTTCGCACCACCGCTCAAAATTCCGTTAAAGAAGACAATACTCCTAAACAATTTAGTTTGAGCAGAAGTAACAACCAAAAAATGGAATAACAACCAAAAAATGGAATAACAACCAAAAAATGGAATAACAACCAAAAAATGGAATAACAACCAAAAAAATGGAATTGATAAATCATATTATCATTAATGGTTACTGGGGAAGTTTTCCATCCCTACAGCAAGCTAGCGGGGTATTCGACTGAAGTAAAAATGGGATAAGTGAATGAAGAATCAAGGTGGAATAAACTTAATTGAGGAAGGAAGGAGTAAAAGGAAGTAAAAACGGGATAAAAACCGGCAGAGAAACAGTAAAAATAAACAAAGGGAGAATACAGATCGGTGAAGATAAAATAAAGGCAAGCAAAAATCTCGAGGAAGACCCCGGATTTGAACTGTTAAAAAGAGTGATTACGGAAAGTACTGGTTTTAACTGTGAGCAATATAAAGAAGCCCATTTCAGGCGTAGAATTAACATCCGGGTCAGAGCTACCAATTCCAAGAGCTATGAAGAATACCTCAAGCTGCTGAAAAAAAACTCAGGAGAACATGAGGATCTCATTACAGCCCTTACCATAAACGTCAGTGAGTTTTTCCGAAACCCGGAAACCTTTGGAGTAATTGAAAAAGAAGTCATTCCCTTTCTGATAAAATCAAGATCAGATTCGCTTGTAAAATCAATCCGTATCTGGAGTGCAGGCTGTGCAACAGGAGAAGAAGCTTATTCTCTTGCCATTTTGCTGCACAGAGTTCTTGGGAGAGACTTCGACAGGTATAGAATAAGTATTACAGGCACTGATATTGACAATTTAAGCCTTGAAAACGCCCGTAAAGGGATTTACCGTGAAAATGTGCTTAAAAACGTGGATGCCAGTATCAGAAAAAGCTATTTTGTAAAGAAGGGTGAGACGTACCAGGTTTCCGAACAGCTAAAAAGTATGATACGTTTTAAACGGC
The Methanosarcina sp. WWM596 DNA segment above includes these coding regions:
- a CDS encoding protein-glutamate O-methyltransferase CheR, whose product is MRKEGVKGSKNGIKTGRETVKINKGRIQIGEDKIKASKNLEEDPGFELLKRVITESTGFNCEQYKEAHFRRRINIRVRATNSKSYEEYLKLLKKNSGEHEDLITALTINVSEFFRNPETFGVIEKEVIPFLIKSRSDSLVKSIRIWSAGCATGEEAYSLAILLHRVLGRDFDRYRISITGTDIDNLSLENARKGIYRENVLKNVDASIRKSYFVKKGETYQVSEQLKSMIRFKRHDMISESSTNRFDLIICRNAMIYFKKEIQEQLQLNFYHALNRGGFFVIGKAETLLGTASNRFKPYNARERLYIKET